A single genomic interval of Microbulbifer variabilis harbors:
- a CDS encoding SIMPL domain-containing protein — protein MKLPLLIISLLLSSACLAAPEIRGTPQDLRGLLHPAESIVTIRGSAEETAYSDKAIVSLIVTTEEELLSNAIDANHRLRSKLHQSLTEAGIKGANIKSSKFSSSPQYGWMGKKPKSYKVVNRVTISINEESQLHSIAQLTDQNREVEIANTTFEHSEKHFFNKKVKSKALQDILEQKADYEKALGVQLTPIGIRGDNIHYRATEGAMAIEEVVVTASRDSSSNFESNFFDSGQDKSFDEVIYEAELSVDFRVRPQP, from the coding sequence ATGAAACTACCACTACTAATTATCAGCTTGCTCTTATCTAGTGCTTGCCTGGCAGCTCCAGAAATTAGAGGTACACCCCAGGACCTACGTGGACTCCTCCACCCGGCGGAGAGTATTGTTACCATCCGTGGCAGCGCGGAAGAAACCGCCTACTCCGATAAGGCCATTGTCAGTTTGATTGTCACAACGGAAGAGGAGCTACTATCAAATGCAATTGACGCCAATCACAGGCTCCGTTCCAAATTGCATCAGAGCCTGACAGAGGCCGGGATCAAGGGAGCAAATATTAAAAGCTCAAAATTTTCCTCCTCACCCCAATATGGCTGGATGGGAAAGAAGCCCAAAAGCTATAAGGTTGTTAACCGCGTAACTATTTCAATCAACGAGGAAAGCCAACTCCACAGTATTGCGCAGCTCACAGATCAAAATAGAGAAGTTGAAATAGCAAACACCACATTTGAGCATTCAGAAAAGCATTTTTTTAACAAAAAAGTTAAATCCAAGGCTCTGCAAGATATTCTGGAACAGAAAGCAGATTATGAAAAGGCGCTTGGTGTCCAGCTGACACCGATAGGCATTCGCGGTGATAACATACACTACCGAGCCACTGAAGGCGCCATGGCTATAGAAGAGGTTGTTGTTACCGCTTCCCGTGACTCCAGCAGTAACTTTGAGAGCAATTTTTTTGATTCTGGCCAGGATAAATCATTTGATGAGGTTATTTATGAGGCGGAGCTCTCTGTAGACTTTCGTGTTCGTCCTCAGCCATAG
- a CDS encoding DNA-3-methyladenine glycosylase I — protein MRNFLDIEAPVIDRFGGKKGLTARLTKPKPAKEISAIPNSQWLSAASRAVFQAGFSWKVVEKKWPGIEHIFYGFDLSFCRYLSEEALDDLMRQEGMIKHWTKTRSISRNADFFWHLSNENGSLGEYFASWNTKNYVENLQSLRKGGDRLGGKTAQVFLRRMGVDTLVFASDTIRALVREGVVDKSPSSKKDWAALQAAIETWQAQSNRSLNEISQILSLSVG, from the coding sequence ATGCGAAATTTTCTCGATATTGAAGCCCCCGTCATTGACCGTTTCGGCGGAAAGAAAGGCCTTACGGCCAGACTCACAAAGCCTAAACCCGCTAAAGAAATCTCAGCAATACCCAACAGCCAATGGTTGTCTGCGGCTTCTCGGGCTGTATTTCAGGCGGGGTTTAGTTGGAAAGTCGTGGAGAAAAAATGGCCGGGGATAGAGCATATTTTTTATGGCTTTGATTTGTCCTTTTGCCGATATCTCTCTGAGGAAGCGCTGGATGACTTAATGCGCCAGGAGGGCATGATAAAGCATTGGACCAAAACCCGCTCAATCTCCCGGAATGCAGACTTCTTCTGGCATTTATCCAATGAGAATGGGAGTCTGGGGGAGTATTTTGCTAGCTGGAATACGAAAAACTATGTAGAGAATCTCCAGAGTTTACGCAAAGGTGGAGACCGACTGGGAGGCAAAACCGCCCAGGTTTTTTTGCGTCGTATGGGGGTGGATACATTGGTCTTTGCCAGCGACACTATTCGTGCTCTGGTGAGAGAGGGGGTAGTAGATAAATCTCCCTCTTCAAAAAAAGACTGGGCCGCACTACAAGCAGCTATTGAAACTTGGCAGGCGCAGTCGAACCGCAGCTTAAATGAGATCAGCCAGATATTATCCTTATCTGTTGGGTAG
- a CDS encoding DUF1737 domain-containing protein, which translates to MKKAEYKIAVGKSGFSSLEEEVTQLLNEGWKPIGGLAFNAGYPYQAMARVVNVTKPSGHSQSQAQASSEAEPTRRQSYGAQDAMRMIDELT; encoded by the coding sequence GTGAAGAAAGCTGAGTATAAAATTGCCGTCGGGAAGTCTGGTTTTTCCAGTTTGGAAGAGGAAGTTACCCAGCTGCTGAATGAGGGCTGGAAGCCGATTGGTGGCTTGGCGTTTAATGCGGGCTACCCCTACCAAGCGATGGCGCGAGTGGTGAATGTTACCAAGCCTTCTGGCCATTCACAAAGCCAGGCCCAAGCGTCATCTGAAGCTGAACCTACCAGAAGGCAATCCTATGGTGCTCAGGATGCGATGCGTATGATTGATGAGCTCACCTGA
- a CDS encoding SLC13 family permease, with amino-acid sequence MSIARQQFIVLGPLLAVAFYIFLTLLGMQYLPAVTAAITLLTVTWWVTEALPIPATSLVPFVLLPLFGVTDHKTVAASLGSHVILLLMGAFILSKALEKSGAHERLALYMLRIFGVSSGRRLVLGFMLAAGFLSMWISNTATTLMMLPIALAILSRIDNQRLTVALVLGIAYGASLGGVGTPLGTPPNVIFMGIYEEVTGREFSFLGWMKIGVPVALVTLPIMALWLTRNVHLKNKIEPPQVGEWRAEEKRTLLVFAIAIFFWVTRNAPFGGWSDWLGIGAAGDSTVALAAVVAMFLVPNGKGGRLLDWQTAETIPWGMLLLFAGGIALAKGFSTSGLSDMLGNGLSFLTAMPLWLMLVILCLGVTFLTEITSNTATATLLMPILAVAATSAGFEPMVLMIPAAMSASCAFMLPVATAPNAIAYGTGKVRIQDMVREGAVLSVTASLIIVGMSWLILPG; translated from the coding sequence ATGTCGATTGCGCGGCAACAATTTATCGTCTTGGGGCCGTTACTGGCTGTAGCGTTTTACATTTTTTTGACTCTACTGGGGATGCAGTATCTTCCCGCAGTGACGGCAGCGATCACCCTGCTTACAGTGACTTGGTGGGTAACAGAGGCGCTTCCTATTCCCGCCACTTCTCTGGTGCCATTTGTGCTTTTACCCCTATTTGGGGTGACGGATCATAAGACTGTTGCGGCATCCCTCGGTAGCCATGTAATTCTGCTTTTGATGGGCGCTTTTATTCTGTCGAAAGCCCTTGAAAAGAGTGGTGCCCACGAACGGTTGGCTCTATATATGTTGCGTATCTTTGGGGTATCTAGCGGTAGGCGCTTGGTGCTCGGTTTTATGCTGGCCGCTGGTTTCCTCAGCATGTGGATTTCCAATACCGCCACAACCCTGATGATGTTACCCATTGCCCTGGCAATTCTCTCTCGTATTGATAATCAGCGCCTCACTGTTGCCCTGGTTCTGGGGATTGCCTATGGAGCAAGCCTTGGAGGCGTGGGGACGCCTCTGGGGACACCGCCCAATGTCATTTTCATGGGAATATATGAAGAGGTCACCGGTCGGGAGTTTAGCTTTCTTGGCTGGATGAAGATCGGGGTACCGGTTGCCCTAGTAACTTTACCGATAATGGCCCTCTGGCTTACCCGCAATGTTCACTTGAAGAATAAAATTGAGCCGCCCCAAGTCGGTGAGTGGCGGGCTGAGGAGAAACGCACTCTGCTAGTGTTCGCCATCGCTATTTTCTTCTGGGTAACCCGCAATGCACCGTTTGGTGGCTGGAGCGATTGGCTGGGGATAGGAGCGGCGGGAGACAGTACCGTAGCTCTCGCTGCAGTGGTGGCAATGTTCCTGGTACCCAATGGCAAAGGGGGGCGCTTGCTGGACTGGCAGACAGCGGAAACCATTCCCTGGGGCATGTTGTTATTGTTTGCAGGTGGTATAGCCCTGGCCAAAGGATTTTCAACATCTGGCTTGAGCGACATGCTCGGTAATGGATTGTCCTTTCTTACTGCCATGCCACTATGGCTGATGTTGGTGATTCTATGTTTGGGAGTTACCTTTCTTACAGAGATCACCAGTAATACAGCCACTGCGACTCTACTCATGCCCATTCTCGCTGTGGCGGCGACCTCTGCGGGCTTTGAACCTATGGTATTGATGATCCCCGCTGCCATGAGCGCGAGCTGTGCCTTCATGTTGCCTGTTGCCACGGCCCCGAATGCCATTGCTTACGGGACTGGTAAAGTGCGTATACAGGATATGGTTCGCGAGGGGGCGGTACTCAGTGTGACCGCATCGTTGATTATTGTTGGGATGAGTTGGTTGATTTTACCGGGTTGA
- a CDS encoding outer membrane beta-barrel protein, whose translation MNHIALTALIALVSSGVYAEEKPFYLKASLGNMQFDSEDSTAIREDLHSTGYALTVGYQVNNYIAFEGGIANLGNIHRDYEQSAHGLEWHNEDKILIENYDFRSQQESKYNSYSLGLTLSTQIQQNLNAGVRFGVHQWNENNSGQTEDSGNLSVYSLDRELLYAESYDRSYSWSNEKDSGSNPYYGAEVKWKNGDWGINLEHTIYEIKKEKANLSSVGVTYSF comes from the coding sequence TTGAATCATATCGCTCTCACCGCCCTAATCGCATTAGTAAGTAGCGGCGTTTACGCAGAGGAGAAACCTTTTTATCTAAAAGCCTCATTGGGTAATATGCAATTTGATAGCGAAGACTCCACTGCGATAAGAGAGGACCTCCACTCAACCGGCTACGCATTGACTGTTGGCTATCAGGTAAATAACTATATTGCCTTCGAAGGCGGTATAGCGAATCTCGGCAATATCCACAGAGACTATGAACAGAGCGCTCACGGCCTCGAGTGGCACAATGAAGATAAAATATTAATAGAAAACTACGATTTCAGAAGTCAGCAGGAATCCAAATACAATTCTTATAGCTTAGGATTAACCCTTTCGACGCAAATTCAACAAAACTTAAATGCCGGAGTTCGCTTTGGTGTACACCAGTGGAATGAAAATAACAGCGGCCAGACTGAAGACTCCGGCAACCTCAGCGTATACAGCCTAGATCGCGAGCTCTTGTATGCAGAGTCCTACGATAGGTCTTATAGCTGGAGTAATGAGAAGGACAGCGGCAGCAACCCATACTACGGTGCTGAAGTTAAGTGGAAGAACGGTGACTGGGGCATCAACCTGGAACACACCATCTACGAGATTAAAAAAGAGAAGGCCAACCTGTCTTCTGTCGGCGTAACGTATAGCTTCTAG
- a CDS encoding SLATT domain-containing protein gives MSTIPNTVAVLDKLRWNAHLCKHSHFRASMKGRNLHVLCGVPIVVVNLFLGSLFFSLINAELPDWTKWSGAALALLAALLGGVQTFFNFKKNYEGHRQVGNEYLAIARECERLIALYFDRILDLEHLSNKISELNTRYSEINQRAEEFIVSDKVYRQAMQIQSQKASKEPSLVERMRNTSFEEAKIGSQVESSQEPLNS, from the coding sequence ATGAGCACGATACCGAATACCGTGGCAGTACTGGACAAACTGCGCTGGAATGCCCATCTGTGTAAGCACAGCCACTTCCGCGCCTCTATGAAGGGGCGCAATCTGCATGTGCTCTGCGGAGTCCCCATAGTGGTGGTCAACTTATTCCTCGGCTCTCTATTCTTTTCCCTAATCAATGCGGAACTTCCTGACTGGACCAAGTGGAGTGGCGCCGCTTTAGCCTTGCTGGCTGCTTTACTGGGGGGAGTACAGACTTTCTTCAACTTCAAGAAAAACTATGAGGGACACCGCCAGGTGGGTAATGAATACCTAGCCATTGCCAGAGAATGTGAACGGTTAATTGCCCTCTACTTTGATCGCATTCTCGACCTGGAGCACCTCTCCAATAAAATTTCCGAACTCAATACCCGCTACAGTGAAATTAATCAACGAGCCGAAGAATTTATTGTCTCCGACAAGGTTTATCGCCAAGCGATGCAGATACAAAGCCAAAAGGCCAGCAAGGAGCCTTCTTTAGTGGAGCGCATGAGGAATACTTCTTTCGAAGAAGCTAAAATAGGCTCACAGGTAGAGAGTTCCCAAGAACCTCTCAACAGTTAA
- a CDS encoding TrmH family RNA methyltransferase — translation MQKEHSDHSPSKHNFPLCYLATDIRTPSNIGGLFRIADALGVEKIYLAGDSLLPPNSKIRKVSRSTEQHIPYQHEEDALKAALALREEGYRIICLEITSRSVELGQAPVVEGDKVCLVLGAEKDGIASEILEIADATVHIPMHGVNSSMNVTSACAIASYELLRKMTSSQSA, via the coding sequence ATGCAGAAAGAGCACAGCGATCATTCACCCAGCAAACACAATTTTCCCCTTTGCTATTTGGCCACTGATATTCGCACACCCAGCAATATCGGTGGACTCTTTCGCATTGCCGATGCCCTGGGCGTAGAGAAAATTTACCTGGCTGGAGATAGTCTGCTACCACCAAACTCCAAGATCCGTAAGGTATCCCGCTCAACTGAGCAGCACATTCCCTATCAACACGAGGAAGATGCCCTAAAAGCCGCCTTAGCACTACGGGAAGAGGGATACCGGATAATCTGTTTAGAGATCACATCCAGAAGCGTTGAACTGGGTCAAGCCCCTGTCGTTGAGGGAGATAAGGTCTGCTTGGTTTTGGGGGCTGAAAAAGATGGAATTGCCTCCGAAATACTGGAAATAGCCGATGCAACGGTGCACATCCCTATGCATGGGGTTAATTCCTCAATGAATGTCACTTCGGCCTGTGCTATCGCAAGTTATGAGCTATTAAGAAAGATGACTTCCTCGCAGTCCGCTTAA
- a CDS encoding aldo/keto reductase, giving the protein MYFIELNNGVEIPQIGMGMAAIGSWQQDDGFVTEVILKAMAIGYRHFDTASLYGNERALGRAIKESGIPRSELFITSKVWDTEQGGKKTHDAFARSLERLKLEYLDLYLIQWPVPAYTRETWEAMEGLYQQKKVRALGVSNFRKSDIEQIASFAEVRPVINQIELHPYFTQQPLVDYCQFHKIAISCWSPLGTGGWAEVPLAEKPIMDPVIAEIAEKHSATPAQVILKWNIQQHRIVIPKSESLEHIGTNFLLSDFNLSNSDIQSINNLNCNKRLGGDPDYVHKKNITLKVPD; this is encoded by the coding sequence ATGTATTTCATCGAATTAAATAATGGCGTGGAGATTCCCCAAATTGGAATGGGGATGGCTGCGATAGGTAGTTGGCAGCAAGATGACGGTTTTGTCACCGAGGTAATCCTAAAGGCCATGGCAATTGGCTATAGGCATTTCGATACGGCATCTTTATATGGCAATGAACGCGCCTTGGGCCGAGCTATCAAGGAGTCGGGTATCCCCAGGAGTGAACTGTTTATTACCAGTAAGGTCTGGGATACCGAGCAGGGAGGAAAGAAGACTCACGATGCTTTTGCACGAAGCTTGGAGCGTTTGAAACTGGAGTACCTGGATCTTTATTTAATCCAGTGGCCCGTTCCCGCTTATACAAGGGAAACCTGGGAGGCGATGGAGGGGCTATACCAACAGAAAAAAGTTCGAGCTTTAGGGGTATCAAATTTCCGCAAATCAGATATTGAGCAAATAGCATCTTTTGCCGAAGTTCGCCCGGTTATTAACCAAATAGAGTTGCATCCATATTTCACCCAGCAACCACTAGTTGACTATTGTCAATTTCATAAAATTGCAATTAGTTGTTGGTCCCCACTGGGTACCGGGGGCTGGGCAGAGGTGCCTTTGGCTGAGAAGCCGATAATGGACCCGGTGATCGCTGAAATTGCTGAAAAGCATTCAGCTACGCCGGCACAAGTCATCTTAAAGTGGAATATTCAGCAGCATCGTATTGTTATACCTAAATCGGAATCTTTAGAGCATATAGGAACTAACTTCTTACTAAGCGATTTTAATCTGAGTAACTCCGATATCCAGTCGATTAACAACTTGAATTGTAACAAGCGGCTTGGCGGTGATCCGGATTATGTACACAAGAAAAATATAACTTTAAAAGTACCGGATTGA
- a CDS encoding TfoX/Sxy family protein — MAYNETLAEKVRNLLQGSQGLSEKQMFGGLAFMLNGNMACGVVGEELMVRVGPDNYQDALAERYTRPMDYTGRPLKGMVYVEEDAVEQDLDEWVNRGVEFAGSLPPK; from the coding sequence ATGGCGTACAACGAAACACTAGCAGAAAAAGTGCGCAATTTATTACAGGGAAGTCAGGGGCTCTCTGAAAAGCAGATGTTTGGTGGCCTCGCATTTATGTTAAATGGCAATATGGCTTGTGGTGTGGTTGGTGAAGAGTTGATGGTGCGGGTGGGGCCGGATAATTATCAGGATGCTTTGGCTGAGCGTTATACTCGCCCTATGGATTATACCGGTCGCCCCCTAAAGGGTATGGTCTATGTGGAGGAAGATGCAGTGGAGCAGGACCTCGATGAGTGGGTAAATCGGGGGGTGGAATTCGCGGGGTCTCTACCGCCTAAATAA
- the purL gene encoding phosphoribosylformylglycinamidine synthase, producing the protein MLVLRGAPALSKFRHKKLLNQLRALLPTIDDLYAEFVHFADSDALDNKEMALLERLLQYGPSEEKHQPKGELILVVPRPGTISPWSSKATDIAHNAGLTQIHRLERGVAYYLSGVELSEAERQALASQLHDRMVEVVFTELEQAEQLFVEEEPRPLRGVDILEGGREALEVANVTLGLALAEDEIDYLLTSFQELDRNPTDVELMMFAQANSEHCRHKIFNASWTIDGEEMPHSLFGMIKNTYQKGGDNVLSAYADNAAVVVGNVAGRFYPDPESKEYGFSHEAIHLLMKVETHNHPTAIAPFPGAGTGAGGEIRDEGAVGRGSKPKVGLTGFTVSNLQIPGWEQPWESNYGKPERIVTALDIMIEGPIGGAAFNNEFGRPNICGYFRTFEENFDGERRGYHKPIMLAGGYGNIREEHVEKPEFSPGAKLVVLGGPAMLIGLGGGAASSMASGSSSEDLDFASVQRQNPEIERRCQEVIDQCWQLGENNPIAFIHDVGAGGLSNAFPELVKDGGTGGNFELRNVPCDEPGMSPLEIWCNESQERYVLAVMPEDLKRFEQICERERTPYAVVGEAIEDKHLLLNDKKFDSKPVDLPMSVLFGKPPRMHREAETRQVESKAFSTADIDLNEAAERVLRLPTVASKSFLITIGDRTVTGQVSRDQMVGPWQVPVADCAVTTVAYDSYAGEAMSMGERTPVALLDAPASGRLAVGEAITNIACTPVKQLSDIKLSANWMCAAGHPGEEEKLYRTVEAVGMELCPELGITIPVGKDSMSMRTAWEEEGEQKAVTAPLSLVISAFTPVTDVRKTVTPQLRTNKGESELLLVDLGAGKNRLGASCLAQVYNELGDKPADLDDAKKLKSFFEVVQQALNEDLIMAYHDRADGGLFTTLAEMGFAGRVGMDVEIYELGEDPIAALFSEELGAVLQVPACEADMLVQRFAAVGVPTHKIGYLNNNEHLCITNNGVEIFKRSRAELQQIWSETSFRIQSLRDNAECAEQEFAAIAQEDPGLTVNLTFDINDDISAPYIAKGVRPKVAVLREQGVNSQVEMAHSFHRAGFNAVDVHMSDILTGRVALDEFKGLVGCGGFSYGDVLGAGEGWAKTILFNDRARDQFEGFFNRNDTFGLGVCNGCQMFSVIKELIPGADHWPRFVRNLSEQYEARFALVGIEDSPSVLFKGMAGTYMPVAVAHGEGRVEFADQQALEKCEASGTIAMRYLNNKGEISQTYPANPNGSVNGITSLSSEDGRVTIMMPHPERVARAVSNSWHPDEWKEDSGWMRLFRNARVFVD; encoded by the coding sequence ATGTTAGTTCTGCGTGGTGCTCCCGCACTGTCGAAATTCCGCCATAAAAAACTACTCAACCAACTGCGCGCGCTGCTACCGACCATCGACGATCTTTACGCCGAGTTCGTACACTTCGCCGATAGCGACGCACTGGATAACAAGGAGATGGCGCTGCTTGAGCGGCTACTCCAGTACGGCCCCAGCGAAGAGAAGCACCAGCCGAAAGGCGAGCTGATCCTAGTGGTGCCGCGCCCGGGCACTATTTCTCCCTGGTCTTCCAAGGCCACTGATATTGCCCACAATGCTGGTCTCACCCAAATTCATCGGCTTGAGCGTGGTGTTGCTTACTATCTGAGTGGGGTTGAGCTTAGCGAGGCCGAGCGCCAGGCGCTGGCCTCACAACTACACGATCGTATGGTCGAGGTGGTCTTTACCGAGCTCGAGCAGGCTGAGCAGCTGTTTGTTGAAGAAGAGCCCCGCCCGCTGCGTGGTGTGGATATTCTCGAAGGTGGTCGCGAGGCATTGGAAGTTGCCAATGTGACACTGGGACTGGCCCTGGCCGAAGACGAAATTGATTACCTGCTCACCAGCTTCCAGGAATTGGATCGCAACCCCACCGATGTGGAGCTGATGATGTTCGCCCAGGCGAACTCCGAGCACTGCCGCCATAAAATCTTTAATGCCTCTTGGACAATCGACGGCGAAGAAATGCCGCATTCTCTATTTGGCATGATTAAGAATACCTACCAAAAAGGCGGCGACAACGTGTTGTCTGCCTATGCGGATAATGCCGCAGTTGTGGTGGGTAACGTGGCCGGACGTTTCTACCCAGACCCGGAAAGCAAGGAATACGGTTTCAGTCATGAAGCCATTCATCTGCTGATGAAGGTGGAGACGCACAATCACCCCACCGCAATTGCTCCTTTCCCCGGCGCTGGTACCGGTGCCGGTGGTGAAATTCGCGATGAGGGCGCGGTGGGCCGCGGCTCCAAGCCGAAAGTGGGCCTGACCGGCTTTACCGTTTCCAACTTGCAGATCCCCGGTTGGGAACAGCCCTGGGAGTCCAATTACGGCAAGCCCGAGCGTATCGTTACCGCTCTGGACATTATGATCGAAGGCCCCATCGGTGGCGCAGCATTCAATAACGAATTTGGCCGTCCGAATATCTGCGGTTACTTCCGTACCTTTGAAGAGAATTTCGATGGCGAGCGTCGCGGCTATCACAAGCCGATCATGTTGGCTGGTGGTTACGGCAATATCCGCGAAGAGCATGTAGAAAAGCCTGAATTTTCCCCCGGCGCCAAGCTGGTAGTCCTGGGTGGCCCGGCCATGTTGATTGGCCTCGGTGGTGGTGCAGCCTCCAGTATGGCCAGCGGCTCCAGCTCTGAAGACCTGGATTTCGCTTCAGTACAACGCCAAAACCCGGAAATCGAGCGTCGCTGCCAAGAGGTGATCGACCAGTGCTGGCAGCTGGGTGAGAACAACCCGATTGCCTTTATCCACGATGTGGGTGCAGGTGGTTTGTCCAATGCTTTCCCCGAGTTGGTGAAAGATGGCGGTACCGGCGGTAATTTCGAACTGCGCAATGTGCCCTGTGATGAGCCGGGTATGAGCCCGCTGGAAATCTGGTGTAACGAATCCCAGGAGCGCTATGTACTGGCGGTTATGCCGGAAGACCTGAAGCGTTTCGAGCAAATCTGTGAGCGTGAGCGTACGCCTTACGCTGTTGTTGGTGAGGCTATCGAAGACAAGCACCTGTTGCTGAATGACAAGAAGTTCGATTCCAAGCCTGTGGATCTGCCGATGTCGGTACTGTTCGGTAAGCCGCCGCGCATGCACCGCGAAGCAGAGACTCGCCAGGTTGAATCCAAGGCTTTCTCCACCGCGGATATCGACCTGAACGAAGCGGCTGAGCGCGTGCTGCGCCTGCCTACGGTGGCCAGCAAGAGCTTCCTGATTACCATTGGTGACCGCACTGTAACCGGCCAGGTATCCCGCGATCAGATGGTCGGTCCCTGGCAGGTGCCGGTGGCCGATTGTGCGGTGACTACTGTTGCCTATGACAGCTACGCCGGTGAAGCCATGTCTATGGGTGAGCGCACCCCGGTGGCACTGTTGGATGCGCCGGCCTCAGGCCGCCTGGCTGTGGGTGAGGCAATTACCAATATCGCCTGTACCCCAGTGAAGCAACTGTCCGATATCAAACTCTCCGCCAACTGGATGTGCGCTGCGGGCCACCCGGGTGAAGAGGAAAAACTCTATCGCACCGTAGAAGCGGTGGGTATGGAGCTGTGTCCCGAGCTGGGTATTACCATCCCGGTGGGCAAGGACTCTATGTCTATGCGCACTGCCTGGGAGGAAGAGGGCGAGCAGAAGGCAGTCACCGCACCGCTGTCTCTGGTAATTTCTGCCTTTACCCCGGTTACCGATGTACGTAAAACAGTGACCCCGCAGCTGCGCACCAATAAAGGTGAGAGTGAGCTGCTGTTGGTTGATCTGGGTGCTGGCAAAAATCGTCTGGGTGCTTCCTGCCTGGCACAGGTCTACAACGAGTTGGGCGACAAGCCTGCAGACCTGGATGATGCCAAGAAGCTGAAAAGTTTCTTCGAAGTAGTGCAGCAGGCTCTGAACGAAGACCTGATCATGGCCTACCACGACCGCGCCGACGGCGGTCTATTCACAACCCTGGCGGAAATGGGCTTTGCCGGCCGCGTGGGTATGGATGTGGAAATCTATGAATTGGGTGAAGACCCGATTGCCGCGCTGTTCAGTGAAGAGTTGGGTGCAGTATTACAGGTTCCCGCTTGTGAAGCGGATATGCTGGTACAGCGCTTTGCCGCTGTGGGTGTACCTACCCACAAGATCGGTTACCTGAACAATAACGAACACCTGTGCATCACCAATAACGGTGTTGAAATCTTTAAACGCTCCCGTGCTGAATTGCAGCAGATCTGGTCGGAAACCAGCTTCCGCATCCAATCCCTGCGCGATAACGCCGAGTGTGCCGAGCAGGAATTTGCTGCAATCGCCCAGGAAGATCCGGGCCTGACAGTAAATCTTACTTTCGATATCAACGACGATATCAGCGCACCTTATATCGCTAAAGGTGTTCGCCCGAAAGTTGCGGTACTGCGAGAACAGGGTGTGAACAGTCAGGTGGAAATGGCGCACTCCTTCCACCGCGCGGGCTTTAACGCTGTCGACGTACATATGAGTGACATCCTGACTGGCCGTGTCGCTTTGGACGAGTTCAAAGGTTTGGTGGGCTGTGGCGGCTTCTCTTACGGTGACGTTCTGGGTGCCGGTGAGGGGTGGGCTAAAACCATCCTGTTTAACGATCGTGCCCGCGATCAGTTTGAGGGCTTCTTCAATCGCAACGATACCTTCGGCTTGGGGGTGTGTAACGGTTGCCAGATGTTCTCAGTGATCAAAGAGCTGATTCCAGGTGCGGATCACTGGCCGCGCTTTGTGCGCAACCTCTCTGAGCAGTATGAAGCGCGCTTCGCATTGGTAGGCATTGAAGACTCACCTTCCGTGTTGTTTAAAGGTATGGCGGGTACTTACATGCCGGTTGCCGTTGCTCACGGTGAGGGGCGCGTGGAGTTTGCCGATCAGCAGGCGCTGGAGAAGTGTGAAGCTTCTGGCACTATCGCGATGCGCTACCTGAATAACAAAGGGGAAATCAGCCAAACTTATCCGGCCAACCCCAACGGCTCGGTCAATGGTATTACCTCCCTAAGTTCTGAAGATGGCCGCGTGACTATTATGATGCCGCACCCCGAGCGTGTTGCCCGAGCTGTCAGCAACAGCTGGCATCCAGATGAGTGGAAAGAAGATTCCGGCTGGATGCGCTTGTTCCGCAATGCGCGGGTATTTGTCGACTAA